From a single Nocardioides sp. dk884 genomic region:
- a CDS encoding PaaI family thioesterase, producing the protein MTHSDPGFTGLVGAPAPEAEDGEARLEVEVDERHLNPAGTVHGGMLATLVDTTMGAAVRSAADGEVPATSQLTVTYLRPGKPGTLVVTATVRKRGENLTVCEADVEQDGKSLVHALATFALLGD; encoded by the coding sequence GTGACCCACAGCGATCCCGGATTCACCGGCCTGGTCGGCGCCCCTGCTCCCGAGGCCGAGGACGGCGAGGCGCGCCTCGAGGTCGAGGTCGATGAGCGCCACCTCAACCCCGCCGGCACGGTGCACGGCGGCATGCTGGCCACACTGGTCGACACGACCATGGGGGCCGCGGTGCGCAGCGCGGCCGACGGCGAGGTGCCGGCCACCAGCCAGCTCACCGTCACCTACCTGCGCCCCGGCAAGCCAGGCACCTTGGTGGTCACGGCCACGGTGCGCAAGCGCGGGGAGAACCTGACGGTCTGCGAGGCCGACGTCGAGCAGGACGGAAAGTCACTCGTCCATGCACTGGCGACGTTCGCGCTGCTGGGGGACTGA
- a CDS encoding MaoC family dehydratase: protein MRVFTEIEELADAVGQELGTSDWLEVDQARVDAFADATGDHQWIHVDAERAAAGPFGGTIAHGYLTLSLIPCLGQGVFALDTPGAKLNYGVNKVRFPSPLRVGKRIRLSVTVTALTELPAGHQLTLRQVVEIEGEAKPACVAETVVLPLAD from the coding sequence ATGCGCGTGTTCACCGAGATCGAGGAGCTCGCCGACGCGGTCGGGCAGGAGCTCGGCACCAGCGACTGGCTGGAGGTCGACCAGGCCCGGGTCGACGCCTTCGCCGACGCCACCGGCGACCACCAGTGGATCCACGTCGACGCCGAGCGGGCCGCCGCCGGGCCGTTCGGCGGCACCATCGCGCACGGCTACCTGACGCTCTCGCTGATCCCCTGCCTCGGCCAGGGTGTCTTCGCCCTCGACACCCCCGGCGCCAAGCTGAACTACGGCGTCAACAAGGTCCGCTTCCCCAGCCCGCTGCGCGTCGGCAAGCGGATCCGGCTCAGCGTCACCGTCACCGCGCTCACCGAGCTCCCCGCCGGCCACCAGCTGACGCTCCGGCAGGTCGTCGAGATCGAGGGCGAGGCCAAGCCGGCCTGTGTCGCCGAGACCGTCGTGCTGCCGCTCGCTGACTGA
- a CDS encoding FecCD family ABC transporter permease, which translates to MTSVSVAPGSGTRPRGAIASLAGRIGLLGGLGVALLAAIVVAAGQGQLDVPASEVLGSVLHHLGIDAGPLPSHPQGENTLWQVRFPRVVMAALAGAALAAAGALMQGVFGNPLAEPGVVGVSSGAAFAAAAVIVFGWTFAGTWTIALCAFVGGLVTTLLVYVMSRSGGRTEVVTLVLTGIAINAVTSAGLAFLLFLGDQQAREEIVFWQLGSLNGSRWEYVGVVAPLALAGIVAALLLAPRLDLLALGDRAARHVGVDVERLRIVAIVVVALLTGAAVAFCGIIAFVGLVVPHLIRMIAGPGHRMLVPASALGGAVLLVLADLWARTAIAYADLPIGMLTSLIGGPFFFWLLRRARRTAGGWA; encoded by the coding sequence GTGACGAGCGTCTCCGTCGCGCCCGGCAGCGGCACGCGCCCACGCGGGGCGATCGCCTCGCTCGCCGGACGCATCGGCCTGCTCGGCGGCCTCGGGGTCGCCCTGCTCGCCGCGATCGTCGTCGCGGCCGGGCAGGGCCAGCTCGACGTACCCGCCTCCGAGGTGCTCGGCTCGGTGCTGCACCACCTCGGCATCGACGCCGGGCCGCTGCCCAGCCACCCGCAGGGCGAGAACACGCTGTGGCAGGTGCGGTTCCCGCGCGTGGTGATGGCCGCCCTCGCCGGCGCCGCGCTGGCCGCCGCGGGCGCGCTGATGCAGGGCGTGTTCGGCAACCCGCTCGCCGAGCCGGGCGTCGTTGGGGTCTCCTCGGGCGCGGCCTTCGCCGCCGCGGCCGTCATCGTCTTCGGCTGGACCTTCGCGGGCACCTGGACCATCGCGCTGTGCGCGTTCGTCGGCGGCCTGGTCACCACGCTGCTGGTCTACGTCATGTCGCGCTCCGGCGGGCGCACCGAGGTGGTCACGCTGGTGCTGACCGGCATCGCGATCAACGCGGTGACCAGCGCCGGCCTGGCCTTCCTGCTCTTCCTCGGCGACCAGCAGGCCCGTGAGGAGATCGTCTTCTGGCAGCTGGGCAGCCTCAACGGCTCGCGCTGGGAGTACGTCGGCGTGGTCGCGCCGCTCGCGCTCGCCGGCATCGTCGCGGCCCTGCTGCTGGCGCCGCGCCTCGACCTGCTCGCCCTCGGCGACCGCGCCGCGCGCCACGTCGGCGTCGACGTCGAGCGGCTGCGCATCGTCGCGATCGTGGTGGTCGCGCTGCTGACCGGCGCGGCCGTCGCGTTCTGCGGGATCATCGCCTTCGTCGGCCTGGTCGTGCCCCACCTGATCCGGATGATCGCCGGGCCCGGGCACCGGATGCTGGTGCCGGCCAGCGCGCTGGGCGGCGCGGTCCTGCTGGTCCTGGCCGACCTCTGGGCGCGCACCGCGATCGCCTACGCCGACCTGCCGATCGGAATGCTGACCTCGCTCATCGGCGGCCCCTTCTTCTTCTGGCTGCTGCGCCGCGCCCGTCGTACGGCGGGGGGCTGGGCATGA
- a CDS encoding phospho-sugar mutase has translation MTSPEVDLLLSRARSWAAEDPDEHTRADLEAMVREVEAGGDPAQLADAFHGTLEFGTAGLRGALGAGPNRMNRVVVLRAAAGLAAYLRDTGARPGSPVVIGYDARHNSDVFARDTAEVMSGAGFTAHLLPRPLPTPLLAYAIRELGCVAGVMVTASHNPPQDNGYKVYLGDGSQIVAPADAEIAARIDAVGPVSTIPRGTSAHVLDETIVDRYLDVVAGLAGDGPRDLDIVYTPLHGVGGASVVQVLETAGFSTPRVVAEQEQPDPEFPTVAFPNPEEPGAMDLAMALAAAHRADLVVANDPDADRCAAAVPGPHGWRMLRGDEVGALLAHALLARGAEGVYATTIVSSTLLSKMAAAAGQPYAETLTGFKWIGRVEGLAFGYEEALGYCVDPEHVRDKDGVSALLLLCELAASLKAEGRSLTDLLDDLARTHGLHATDQLSVRVTDLAEIGAAMSRLRSTPLTTLGGLAVEGVDDLNLGSDLLPPTDGLRYRLAGGARVVVRPSGTEPKLKCYLEVVVPVEAAGSGTDAVDAARINAAGRLDALRGDIRAAAGI, from the coding sequence ATGACTTCCCCCGAGGTGGACCTGCTGCTCTCCCGCGCCCGGAGCTGGGCGGCCGAGGACCCCGACGAGCACACCCGCGCCGACCTCGAGGCGATGGTGCGCGAGGTCGAGGCGGGCGGCGACCCGGCGCAGCTGGCCGACGCGTTCCACGGCACCTTGGAGTTCGGCACCGCCGGACTGCGCGGCGCCCTGGGCGCGGGGCCGAACCGGATGAACCGGGTCGTCGTGCTGCGGGCCGCGGCCGGGCTCGCGGCGTACCTGCGCGACACCGGCGCCCGCCCCGGCAGCCCCGTGGTGATCGGGTACGACGCGCGCCACAACTCCGACGTCTTCGCCCGCGACACCGCCGAGGTGATGAGCGGCGCCGGCTTCACCGCGCACCTGCTGCCCCGCCCGCTGCCCACGCCGCTGCTGGCCTACGCGATCCGCGAGCTCGGCTGCGTGGCCGGCGTGATGGTGACCGCGAGCCACAACCCGCCGCAGGACAACGGCTACAAGGTCTACCTCGGTGACGGCAGCCAGATCGTGGCCCCGGCCGACGCGGAGATCGCGGCCCGCATCGACGCGGTCGGGCCCGTCTCCACGATCCCGCGCGGCACGTCCGCCCACGTCCTGGACGAGACCATCGTGGACCGCTACCTCGACGTGGTCGCCGGGCTGGCCGGCGACGGACCGCGCGACCTCGACATCGTCTACACCCCGCTGCACGGCGTCGGCGGGGCCTCGGTCGTGCAGGTGCTCGAGACCGCCGGGTTCTCCACCCCGCGCGTGGTCGCCGAGCAGGAGCAGCCGGACCCGGAGTTCCCGACCGTCGCGTTCCCGAACCCGGAGGAGCCGGGCGCGATGGACCTGGCGATGGCGCTCGCCGCCGCCCACCGCGCCGACCTGGTGGTGGCCAACGACCCCGACGCCGACCGCTGCGCGGCCGCGGTGCCGGGCCCGCACGGCTGGCGGATGCTGCGCGGCGACGAGGTCGGCGCGCTGCTCGCCCACGCGCTGCTGGCGCGCGGCGCCGAGGGGGTCTACGCGACCACGATCGTGTCCTCGACGCTGCTGTCGAAGATGGCCGCCGCCGCGGGGCAGCCGTACGCCGAGACGCTGACCGGCTTCAAGTGGATCGGCCGGGTCGAGGGGCTCGCCTTCGGCTATGAGGAGGCGCTGGGCTACTGCGTGGACCCCGAGCACGTGCGCGACAAGGACGGCGTCTCCGCGCTGCTGCTGCTGTGCGAGCTCGCCGCGAGCCTCAAGGCCGAGGGCCGTTCGCTCACCGACCTGCTCGACGACCTCGCGCGCACCCACGGCCTGCACGCCACCGACCAGCTGTCGGTGCGCGTCACCGACCTCGCCGAGATCGGCGCCGCGATGTCCCGTCTGCGCAGCACCCCGCTGACCACCCTGGGCGGCCTGGCCGTGGAGGGCGTCGACGACCTCAACCTGGGCAGCGACCTCCTGCCCCCGACCGACGGGCTGCGCTACCGCCTCGCGGGCGGCGCGCGGGTCGTCGTACGACCGAGCGGGACCGAGCCCAAGCTGAAGTGCTACCTGGAGGTCGTCGTACCGGTGGAGGCCGCCGGGTCCGGCACCGACGCCGTCGACGCCGCGCGGATCAACGCCGCCGGCCGCCTCGACGCGCTGCGCGGCGACATCCGGGCGGCCGCCGGGATCTGA
- a CDS encoding heme oxygenase (biliverdin-producing), which produces MTIVDADLDMPLSTAMRQGSLAQHSDAENATFTSELMAGRINEAGYTDYLRLLRRVYAALEEVGRDLADDPIAAEIYDPALDRLAAIESDIAHWSGGGSLDIDSPAATAYAERVRAAASSPLKFIAHHYTRYLGDLSGGLAIGRIIDRTYGSTGEGVAFYDFATIAKPKDYKDGYRARLDALPLDAAQRAEVVAEVQQAFRHNQALFDELSARMDAYRR; this is translated from the coding sequence ATGACCATCGTCGACGCCGATCTCGACATGCCGCTCTCGACGGCGATGCGCCAGGGATCGCTGGCTCAGCACAGCGATGCCGAGAACGCGACGTTCACCTCCGAGCTGATGGCCGGGCGCATCAACGAGGCGGGCTACACCGACTACCTGCGCCTGCTGCGTCGAGTTTACGCGGCCCTCGAGGAGGTCGGCCGTGATCTGGCCGACGACCCGATCGCCGCGGAGATCTACGACCCGGCCCTCGACCGGCTCGCCGCGATCGAGTCCGACATCGCGCACTGGAGCGGCGGCGGCTCCCTCGACATCGACAGCCCCGCCGCCACGGCGTACGCCGAGCGGGTGCGGGCGGCGGCCTCCTCGCCGCTGAAGTTCATCGCCCACCACTACACCCGCTACCTCGGCGACCTGTCCGGTGGTCTGGCGATCGGGCGCATCATCGACCGCACCTACGGCTCGACCGGCGAGGGCGTCGCGTTCTACGACTTCGCGACCATCGCGAAGCCCAAGGACTACAAGGACGGCTACCGCGCCCGCCTCGACGCGCTCCCCCTCGACGCCGCCCAGCGCGCCGAGGTGGTCGCCGAGGTGCAGCAGGCGTTCCGCCACAACCAGGCGCTCTTCGACGAGCTCAGCGCCCGCATGGACGCCTACCGCCGCTGA
- the deoC gene encoding deoxyribose-phosphate aldolase, whose product MTASTSAPSPADVARTIDHTLLKPEATRADVAALVAEAVELGTYSVCVSPSMLPLDVPAGSDLKVAVVCGFPSGKHTSSVKAAEAAESVQRGADEIDMVIDVGAAREGRFDDVQADIAAVRAAAPAPTVLKVIIESAALDDEQIVAVCRAAVAAGADFVKTSTGFHPAGGATEHAVRLMAETVGDKALVKASGGVRTLEQARTMLAAGASRLGVSGSRALLGGDSGGSDKGSGTY is encoded by the coding sequence GTGACCGCCTCCACCAGTGCACCCTCCCCCGCCGACGTCGCCCGCACCATCGACCACACCCTGCTCAAGCCCGAGGCCACCCGCGCCGACGTGGCCGCCCTCGTCGCGGAGGCCGTCGAGCTCGGCACCTACTCGGTGTGCGTCTCCCCCTCGATGCTCCCGCTGGACGTCCCGGCCGGCAGCGACCTCAAGGTCGCGGTGGTCTGCGGGTTCCCCAGCGGCAAGCACACCTCCTCGGTGAAGGCCGCCGAGGCGGCGGAGTCCGTGCAGCGCGGCGCGGACGAGATCGACATGGTCATCGACGTCGGCGCCGCCCGCGAGGGTCGCTTCGACGACGTCCAGGCCGACATCGCCGCCGTGCGGGCAGCCGCCCCGGCCCCGACGGTCCTCAAGGTCATCATCGAGTCCGCTGCCCTCGACGACGAGCAGATCGTCGCCGTGTGCCGGGCCGCCGTGGCCGCCGGCGCGGACTTCGTCAAGACCTCCACCGGCTTCCACCCCGCGGGCGGCGCCACCGAGCACGCCGTGCGCCTGATGGCCGAGACGGTCGGTGACAAGGCGTTGGTCAAGGCCTCCGGCGGCGTGCGCACCCTGGAGCAGGCCCGCACGATGCTCGCGGCCGGCGCCTCGCGACTCGGCGTCTCCGGCAGCCGGGCGCTGCTGGGCGGCGACAGCGGCGGCAGCGACAAGGGGTCCGGCACCTACTGA
- a CDS encoding ATP-binding protein, whose product MRAQVIVLAGPSGSGKSRLAARTGLPVLRLDDFYKDGSDPTLPVITVGANAGMVDWDHVDAWHLDDALAAITALCREGHTQVPIYDIAHDGRTGWRDLDLGEHRLFVAEGIFAELVARPAAEQGLLAAAYCIRRHPLVTFALRLTRDLRERRKPPLVLLRRGLDLMRGERRVVARAEARGCRPVTPEQGLADIRALETARPR is encoded by the coding sequence GTGCGCGCCCAGGTGATCGTCCTCGCCGGGCCCTCCGGCTCCGGCAAGAGCAGGCTCGCCGCCCGCACCGGCCTCCCGGTGCTGCGCCTGGACGACTTCTACAAGGACGGCTCCGACCCGACGCTGCCGGTGATCACCGTGGGCGCGAACGCCGGGATGGTCGACTGGGACCACGTCGACGCCTGGCACCTCGATGACGCGCTCGCGGCGATCACCGCACTGTGCCGCGAGGGCCACACCCAGGTGCCGATCTACGACATCGCCCACGACGGGCGCACCGGCTGGCGCGATCTCGACCTGGGCGAGCACCGGCTGTTCGTCGCCGAGGGCATCTTCGCCGAGCTCGTGGCCCGCCCGGCGGCCGAGCAGGGGCTGCTCGCCGCGGCGTACTGCATCCGGCGCCACCCGCTGGTGACCTTCGCGCTGCGCCTCACCCGCGACCTGCGCGAGCGCCGCAAGCCACCGCTGGTGCTGCTGCGCCGCGGCCTGGACCTCATGCGCGGCGAGCGCCGCGTGGTCGCGCGCGCCGAGGCCCGCGGCTGCCGACCGGTCACCCCCGAGCAGGGCCTCGCCGACATCCGCGCCCTCGAGACCGCCCGCCCGCGCTGA
- a CDS encoding adenosine deaminase, giving the protein MSASAVEPNAPTRDLVLRAPKVLLHDHLDGGLRPQTVIDLAAECGHELPATTAEELGAWFAQAADSGSLERYLETFDHTVGVMQTADALARVARECVEDLAADGVVYAEVRYAPEQHVEQGLALDDVVAAVQRGFDEGMEAAGGRILVRQLLTAMRHQARSMEIAELAVAWRDRGVAGFDIAGAEAGYPPTRHLDAFEYLQRENSHFTIHAGEAFGLPSIWQAIQWCGADRLGHGVRIVDDITVREDGRVELGRLAAYVRDKRIPLELCPASNVQTGAAASIAEHPIGLLTRLRFRVTVNTDNRLMSHTSMTDEMWDLCEAFGFGMRDLEWFTLNAMKSAFLPFDERLALINQVIKPAYAALTAELTAS; this is encoded by the coding sequence ATGAGCGCCAGTGCCGTCGAACCTAACGCCCCTACGCGCGATCTGGTGCTGCGTGCGCCGAAGGTCTTGCTCCACGACCACCTCGACGGGGGTCTGCGTCCGCAGACGGTGATCGACCTCGCCGCCGAGTGCGGTCACGAGCTGCCCGCCACCACGGCCGAGGAGCTCGGTGCCTGGTTCGCGCAGGCCGCCGACTCGGGCTCCCTCGAGCGCTACCTGGAGACCTTCGACCACACGGTCGGGGTCATGCAGACCGCCGACGCGCTGGCCCGGGTGGCCCGCGAGTGCGTCGAGGACCTCGCGGCCGACGGCGTCGTGTACGCCGAGGTCCGCTACGCCCCGGAGCAGCACGTCGAGCAGGGCCTCGCCCTCGACGACGTGGTGGCGGCGGTCCAGCGCGGCTTCGACGAGGGCATGGAGGCCGCCGGCGGCCGGATCCTGGTGCGCCAGCTGCTCACCGCGATGCGCCACCAGGCCCGATCCATGGAGATCGCCGAGCTCGCGGTCGCCTGGCGCGACCGCGGTGTCGCGGGCTTCGACATCGCCGGCGCGGAGGCCGGCTACCCGCCCACCCGTCACCTCGACGCCTTCGAGTACCTCCAGCGCGAGAACTCCCACTTCACCATCCACGCCGGCGAGGCCTTCGGCCTGCCGTCGATCTGGCAGGCCATCCAGTGGTGCGGTGCGGACCGCCTCGGTCACGGCGTGCGCATCGTCGACGACATCACCGTGCGCGAGGACGGCCGCGTGGAGCTCGGCCGGCTCGCGGCGTACGTGCGCGACAAGCGGATCCCGCTGGAGCTCTGCCCGGCGTCCAACGTGCAGACCGGCGCGGCCGCGTCGATCGCCGAGCACCCGATCGGGCTGCTCACCCGGCTGCGGTTCCGGGTGACGGTCAACACCGACAACCGGCTGATGAGCCACACCTCGATGACCGACGAGATGTGGGACCTGTGCGAGGCGTTCGGCTTCGGGATGCGTGACCTGGAGTGGTTCACGCTCAACGCGATGAAGTCGGCGTTCCTGCCCTTCGACGAGCGGCTCGCGCTGATCAACCAGGTGATCAAGCCCGCGTACGCCGCGCTGACCGCGGAGCTCACCGCCTCCTGA
- a CDS encoding SRPBCC family protein: MRATYSFGDSWRVAASPERVRDVVVDLERYPLWWPQVVAVASLGPDDARVLCRSVLPYTLDLVLHAVTRELPVLEVEVSGDLAGSVRFTVTEEGTGARLDFAQDVVVVGALAVASRVARPLLTWNHEQMMRGCRPGLAQRLAQHAPETH; this comes from the coding sequence GTGCGAGCGACGTACTCCTTCGGTGACTCCTGGCGCGTGGCGGCTTCCCCGGAGCGGGTGCGCGACGTGGTGGTCGACCTCGAGCGCTACCCGCTGTGGTGGCCGCAGGTGGTGGCGGTGGCCTCGCTGGGCCCCGACGACGCCCGGGTGCTGTGCCGCTCGGTGCTGCCCTACACCCTCGACCTGGTGCTGCACGCGGTCACCCGGGAGCTGCCGGTGCTGGAGGTGGAGGTCTCCGGCGACCTGGCCGGGAGCGTCCGGTTCACCGTGACCGAGGAGGGCACCGGCGCGCGGCTGGACTTCGCCCAGGACGTCGTGGTCGTCGGCGCGCTCGCGGTCGCCTCCCGGGTGGCGCGGCCGCTGCTGACCTGGAACCACGAGCAGATGATGCGCGGGTGCCGCCCGGGTCTCGCGCAGCGGCTGGCCCAGCACGCTCCCGAGACGCACTGA
- a CDS encoding HNH endonuclease signature motif containing protein, with protein sequence MEAPRQPRSGHPVAAAVACVHEALDTVAEAPVWSLSEAEAGATLLELSAEIDRLQELRLRVAAHAHSVEVGDAVGATSTANWWAHQSRLTRPETHRLMRLARALDAGHHDGVREALGAGRIHLDQAQVIIDAVDDLPEDLVDDESRARAEDFLLEQAGEHDAITLRRLAKRLVEVAAPEQADAAEAARLEREEAAARAAARLTMSDDGHGKTHGRFTIPTHHASMLRAALLAIAAPKHQHAVNGPGAAGAERRPGPERMGQAFCEFLERYPTDRLPDAGGVAATIVVTMTLDSLLGGLRAAHLHTGETISATEARRLACQAGIVPAVLDGEGRPLDVGRKRRFHTKTHRVALALRDGGCTADGCDWPPGLCHAHHDVPWSRGGATSVASGRLLCPRHHARAHDPAYETTTLPGGKLTFHRRC encoded by the coding sequence ATGGAAGCACCTCGCCAGCCCCGATCCGGCCACCCGGTGGCCGCGGCGGTGGCGTGCGTGCACGAGGCCCTCGACACCGTCGCCGAGGCGCCGGTGTGGTCGCTGAGCGAGGCCGAGGCCGGGGCGACGCTGCTGGAGCTAAGCGCGGAAATCGACCGGTTGCAGGAGCTCCGGTTGAGGGTCGCCGCGCACGCCCACAGCGTCGAGGTGGGCGACGCGGTCGGTGCGACCAGCACCGCGAACTGGTGGGCACACCAGTCGCGCCTGACCCGCCCCGAGACGCACCGGTTGATGCGCCTGGCCCGTGCGCTGGACGCCGGGCACCACGACGGTGTGCGCGAGGCATTGGGCGCCGGGCGGATCCACCTCGACCAGGCCCAGGTGATCATCGACGCGGTCGACGACCTGCCCGAGGACCTCGTGGACGACGAGAGCCGGGCCCGTGCGGAGGACTTCCTCCTGGAGCAGGCGGGCGAGCACGACGCGATCACCCTGCGTCGCCTGGCCAAGCGGCTGGTCGAGGTCGCCGCTCCCGAGCAGGCCGACGCCGCCGAAGCTGCCCGCTTGGAGCGTGAGGAAGCCGCGGCCCGCGCCGCCGCGAGACTCACGATGAGCGATGACGGGCACGGCAAGACCCACGGCCGGTTCACCATCCCCACCCATCACGCCTCGATGCTGCGCGCCGCACTCCTCGCCATCGCCGCACCGAAGCACCAGCACGCCGTGAACGGCCCCGGAGCCGCGGGCGCCGAGCGGCGGCCGGGTCCGGAGCGGATGGGGCAGGCGTTCTGTGAGTTCCTTGAGCGCTATCCCACCGACCGGCTCCCCGACGCCGGCGGAGTGGCCGCCACCATCGTGGTCACGATGACGCTGGACTCGCTCCTCGGCGGCCTACGCGCGGCCCACCTGCACACCGGCGAGACGATCTCCGCCACCGAGGCCCGACGCCTGGCGTGCCAGGCCGGGATCGTGCCCGCCGTCCTCGACGGCGAAGGCCGCCCGCTCGACGTCGGCCGCAAGCGCCGCTTTCACACCAAGACCCACCGAGTCGCCCTCGCCCTGCGCGACGGCGGCTGCACCGCCGATGGGTGCGACTGGCCACCGGGCCTGTGCCACGCCCACCACGACGTTCCGTGGTCCCGCGGCGGTGCGACCAGCGTGGCCAGCGGCCGGCTCCTCTGTCCTCGCCACCACGCTCGCGCCCACGATCCCGCCTACGAGACCACGACCCTCCCCGGCGGCAAGCTCACCTTCCACCGACGCTGCTAG
- a CDS encoding heme ABC transporter ATP-binding protein, protein MSAVLTTHGVGVRIEGRAILADVDLEVRPGEVVALVGPNGAGKSTLLGVLSGDLDPTEGHVELRGRKIAKHSAKELSRERGVQLQKQGLAFGFRVEEVVRMGRSPWYRTPASDRDDEVVEASLARADVTDLAERLFPTLSGGEQARTSFARLLAQETPVMFLDEPTAALDIRHQEQLLSVVREVAEAGAAVVVVLHDLSLAAAYADRVCVLAGGRLRADGPPAEVLTGELLTEVYAHPVDVLHHDDRLVVVPVRLRGGASAAATDEEASCSAV, encoded by the coding sequence ATGAGCGCCGTCCTCACCACCCACGGGGTCGGGGTCCGCATCGAGGGCCGCGCGATCCTCGCCGACGTCGACCTCGAGGTGCGCCCCGGCGAGGTCGTGGCGCTGGTCGGGCCCAACGGCGCCGGCAAGTCCACGCTCCTGGGCGTGCTCTCCGGCGACCTCGACCCGACCGAGGGCCACGTCGAGCTGCGCGGGCGCAAGATCGCCAAGCACTCGGCCAAGGAGCTGTCCCGCGAGCGCGGCGTGCAGCTGCAGAAGCAGGGCCTGGCCTTCGGCTTCCGCGTCGAGGAGGTGGTCCGGATGGGCCGCTCGCCGTGGTACCGCACTCCGGCCTCCGACCGCGACGACGAGGTCGTCGAGGCCAGCCTCGCGCGCGCCGACGTCACCGACCTCGCCGAGCGCCTCTTCCCGACCCTCTCCGGCGGTGAGCAGGCCCGCACCTCCTTCGCGCGGCTGCTGGCCCAGGAGACCCCGGTGATGTTCCTCGACGAGCCGACCGCGGCCCTCGACATCCGCCACCAGGAGCAGCTGCTGTCGGTGGTGCGCGAGGTCGCCGAGGCCGGCGCCGCGGTGGTGGTCGTGCTCCACGACCTCTCCCTCGCCGCGGCGTACGCCGACCGGGTCTGCGTGCTCGCCGGCGGCCGGCTGCGCGCGGACGGCCCGCCGGCCGAGGTGCTGACCGGCGAGCTGCTGACCGAGGTGTACGCGCACCCCGTCGACGTCCTGCACCACGACGACCGCCTGGTCGTCGTCCCCGTCCGGCTCCGCGGCGGCGCGAGCGCCGCCGCCACCGATGAGGAGGCCTCGTGCTCCGCCGTGTGA
- a CDS encoding heme/hemin ABC transporter substrate-binding protein, which produces MITPARRLRSGLAISVVAAATLLSGCGVSVGDNGSSGGKDAGAAAPPLSEVEPLDDVRDWEGSVNAVAEEQVEPVVEQAEPQLPVTVTDAQGTEVTITDASRILPLDIYGTLSRTVFELGLGDQVVGREIATQFDAAADLPLVTQNGHDLNAEAILELDPTVIITDTSLGPWDAILQMRDAGIPVVVVDSERSLDTVSTLIEDVAEALGVPEQGAALAERTQAEVDAVTEQIADVAPGERRDKLRAVFLYVRGQSGVYYMFGEDSGADSLIDALGLYDVAGEIGWNGMKPVTDEGLVDAQPDVVLMMTKGLDSVGGTDGLLERLPALAQTPAGQSKRIVTMEDSQILGFGPAAATTLNSLAVALYAPQALS; this is translated from the coding sequence ATGATCACCCCCGCGCGCCGTCTGAGGTCTGGCCTCGCGATCTCGGTCGTGGCCGCCGCCACGCTGCTCAGCGGGTGCGGAGTCTCCGTGGGCGACAACGGCTCCAGCGGTGGCAAGGACGCCGGCGCGGCCGCGCCGCCGCTCTCCGAGGTCGAGCCGCTCGACGACGTGCGCGACTGGGAGGGCTCGGTCAACGCGGTCGCCGAGGAGCAGGTCGAGCCGGTCGTGGAGCAGGCGGAGCCGCAGCTGCCGGTCACCGTCACCGATGCCCAGGGCACCGAGGTGACCATCACCGACGCGAGCCGCATCCTGCCGCTGGACATCTACGGCACCCTGTCGCGCACCGTCTTCGAGCTCGGCCTGGGCGATCAGGTGGTCGGTCGTGAGATCGCCACCCAGTTCGACGCCGCCGCCGACCTCCCGCTGGTGACCCAGAACGGCCACGACCTCAACGCCGAGGCGATCCTCGAGCTGGACCCGACGGTGATCATCACCGACACCTCGCTCGGCCCGTGGGACGCGATCCTGCAGATGCGCGACGCCGGCATCCCGGTCGTCGTCGTCGACTCCGAGCGCTCGCTGGACACCGTCTCGACGCTGATCGAGGACGTCGCCGAGGCGCTCGGCGTGCCCGAGCAGGGCGCCGCCCTGGCCGAGCGCACGCAGGCCGAGGTCGACGCCGTGACCGAGCAGATCGCCGACGTCGCGCCGGGCGAGCGCCGCGACAAGCTGCGCGCGGTGTTCCTCTACGTCCGCGGCCAGTCGGGCGTCTACTACATGTTCGGCGAGGACTCCGGCGCCGACTCCCTCATCGACGCGCTCGGCCTCTACGACGTGGCCGGGGAGATCGGGTGGAACGGCATGAAGCCGGTCACCGACGAGGGCCTGGTCGACGCCCAGCCCGACGTGGTGCTGATGATGACCAAGGGCCTGGACTCCGTCGGCGGCACGGACGGGCTGCTCGAGCGCCTCCCGGCGCTCGCCCAGACGCCGGCGGGTCAGAGCAAGCGCATCGTCACCATGGAGGACTCCCAGATCCTCGGCTTCGGCCCCGCGGCCGCCACCACCTTGAACTCCCTCGCCGTCGCGCTGTACGCCCCGCAGGCCCTCTCGTGA